A single Cannabis sativa cultivar Pink pepper isolate KNU-18-1 chromosome 7, ASM2916894v1, whole genome shotgun sequence DNA region contains:
- the LOC133039620 gene encoding protein FAR1-RELATED SEQUENCE 3-like has product MTVSKLRHNETANDFKSRCTRPHPPNPTCLTTYYNQCAEFYTRTMYHKVAEQLDLENNYFVLTQEQEGEWQIFTIGKFQHPDVQYRVHYCEGRRALHCSCLLYESQGYPCRHLWATMKRLNMRRIPNSLLMKRWSKSAKINLHLHFNRPAQPQQHIYEMARFGSLSSLTYNFTFYAAKSEDSYNRAKEELERLTLMFKEEFDLNSNPEGETPQPGRYRSNPNIIKDPEVVRTKGTGNTREGPNGEQIPRNSRHCRICRSSDHDYRRCPNRQHNTGSQGQQPPNNQPKIRLIQ; this is encoded by the coding sequence ATGACAGTCTCAAAGCTCAGACACAACGAGACTGCAAATGACTTCAAAAGTAGATGCACTCGACCTCACCCACCTAATCCTACATGCTTGACCACTTACTACAACCAATGTGctgaattctacacaagaaCTATGTACCACAAGGTTGCTGAGCAGCTTGATTTAGAGAATAACTATTTTGTCCTAACTCAAGAGCAAGAAGGAGAGTGGCAGATATTCACCATTGGAAAGTTCCAGCATCCGGACGTCCAATACCGAGTTCATTACTGTGAAGGCCGACGAGCACTACACTGTAGTTGCTTGCTCTATGAAAGTCAAGGGTACCCTTGTAGACATTTATGGGCTACAATGAAAAGATTAAACATGAGAAGAATACCTAATTCTCTTCTCATGAAGCGATGGAGCAAATCCGCAAAGAtaaatctccacctacatttTAACCGGCCAGCACAACCACAACAGCACATTTACGAGATGGCTAGGTTTGGATCTCTCAGTTCACTGACTTATAACTTCACTTTCTATGCAGCGAAATCAGAGGACTCGTACAACCGTGCAAAGGAAGAGCTTGAACGGCTAACTCTAATGTTCAAGGAAGAATTTGACTTGAATTCCAATCCGGAAGGAGAGACGCCACAACCTGGAAGATATCGTAGCAACCCCAACATTATTAAAGACCCTGAAGTTGTGAGAACAAAGGGTACGGGAAATACAAGGGAAGGACCAAACGGGGAGCAGAtcccaagaaactcaagacattGTCGCATTTGTCGCTCATCAGACCATGATTATCGACGGTGCCCAAATCGTCAACATAACACTGGATCTCAGGGGCAACAACCTCCAAACAATCAACCAAAGATTCGACTCATTCAATGA
- the LOC133029161 gene encoding uncharacterized protein LOC133029161, with product MFVMKYMESLFEENEILEEFDPIEARLDCVGKIVTHESNKAKHAVMEGVKKQFGLSKTKVLPSTSTTIPLRSPSRSPRDPRFSTAKARSENMWTGKSKSPKTRHSKRLAISNK from the exons ATGTTTGTAATGAAGTACATGGAATCACTGTTCGAGGAAAATGAAATATTGGAAGAG TTTGATCCTATTGAAGCCAGACTGGATTGTGTTGGGAAAATTGTCACCCACGAGAGTAACAAGGCTAAACATGCTGTGATGGAGGGAGTTAAGAAGCAATTTGGATTGAGCAAAACCAAAGTTCTTCCATCGACATCTACAACTATACCATTACGTAGTCCATCAAGGTCTCCTCGAGACCCCCGATTCAGCACAGCGAAGGCCAGGTCCGAAAACATGTGGACTGGAAAGAGCAAGTCCCCGAAAACACGTCATTCTAAAAGGCTGGCCATAAGTAACAAGTAG
- the LOC133039621 gene encoding uncharacterized protein LOC133039621 gives MKEVLEIPETSKVQRSLSFNGETEKKDDVGVEEKDGEGSKDQLEEDVDHVESVPSLNLSEEKVVVPTKVVVSDDSFEVMNFWGEDLPAIVKEEVEQTVKDDFDDAAFERFKESGGKVIGPFTVKKGYSNQQYELFRYIFSSANDLR, from the coding sequence ATGAAAGAAGTGTTGGAGATACCTGAGACGAGCAAAGTTCAGCGCTCGCTTTCGTTCAACGGGGAGACCGAGAAGAAGGATGACGTGGGTGTTGAGGAAAAGGATGGTGAAGGGTCGAAGGATCAATTGGAAGAGGATGTTGATCATGTAGAGAGTGTCCCTTCACTTAATCTATCAGAAGAGAAGGTCGTTGTTCCAACTAAGGTGGTTGTTTCTGATGATTCGTTTGAGGTTATGAACTTTTGGGGAGAAGATCTCCCCGCTATTGTAAAAGAGGAAGTTGAGCAGACAGTGAaggatgattttgatgatgCTGCGTTCGAAAGATTCAAAGAATCTGGAGGGAAGGTGATTGGTCCGTTCACTGTGAAGAAGGGTTACTCAAATCAACAGTACGAGTTGTTCCGTTACATTTTCTCTAGCGCCAATGATCTGAGGTAA